The genomic interval ATCCGGTAGCCGTCGGCCGCCAGCCGGTCGAAACCGGTGAGCACCCGGCCGCGCCCGTGCCCCGAGCCGCGGCCGGGGGCGGCCGACGCCGCGGCGATACCGGTGCCGGCCGCTGTAGCCGCGAGCGCGCCCACGGCGCCTCCCGCGGCCAGCACACCACGTCGGGACAGGCTCATTCCGCTACCTCCATGATCACGTCGACTGTCATGGCCACGCACGCTAGCGCGGGCCGGGGCCGCACGGAACGACCTGGACCGCGCCGATTCCCCCGGCCGGGCCCTGGGATCCGTACGGGCCCCGCCCGACTCGTTCCCGACCCTTTCCGGATCACATACCGACCGGTTAGTCTGCCGGTGCAGCCGGATGGGAAGGGCGGGATGACGATGGGTACGGTGCAGGGCGCCGGCGTAGTGGTCACAGGGGCCGGAGGCGGCATCGGAGCCGCTCTGGCCCGCAGGTTCGCCGCCGGGGGCGCACGGGTCGTCGTCAACGACCTCGACCTCGCGCGGGTCGAACCGCTCGCGAAGGAGATCGGCGGCTTCGCCGTCGCCGGGGACGCCTCGGGCATCGTGGACGCCGCCCGGGAGGCGCTGGACGGCACGGTGGACGTCTACTGCGCCAACGCGGGCCTCGCCTCGCCCGGCGACGCGTTCGCCGACGAGGAGGTCTGGGCCGCCGCCTGGGACGTCAACGTGATGGCCCACGTCCGCGCGGCCAGGGCACTCCTGCCGGAGTGGCTGGAGCGCGGCAGCGGCCGTTTCGTCACCACCGCCTCCGCCGCCGGGCTGCTGACGATGATCGGCGCGGCCCCGTACAGCGTCACCAAGCACGGTGCGGTCGCCTTCGCCGAGTGGCTCTCCCTCACCTACCGCCACCGCGGGATCAAGGTCCACGCGATCTGCCCGCAGGGCGTGCGCACCGACATGCTCACCGCCGCCGGTTCGGCCGGCGAGCTGGTCCTCGCTCCCGGCGCCATCGAGCCGGACGCGGTCGCCAACGCGCTGTTCGAGGCGATGGACGCCGACCGCTTCCTGGTCCTGCCGCACCCCGAGGTGGCCGGCTACTACCAGGCCCGCGCCACCGATCCCGACCGGTGGATGGGCCAGATGAACCGCCTCCAGCAGAAGTGGGAGGCGAGCGGCGCATGAACGACCCGACCCCCGGCCGTCCGGCTTCCGACGCCCCCGGATCCGACGGCTCGGTCTACGCGGCCCAGCCGTGGCTCGCCCTGCTCAGCGACGCCCAGCGCGCCCCCGTCACCCCGCCTGCGACCGTGCTGCACGCCTTCCGCGCCGCGGTCGGGCGCGCACCCGGGCACCCGGCCCTGGCCTACTTCGACGGCCGCCTGACCTACCGCGAGACCGACGAGCTGTCCGACTCGGTGGCCGGACACCTCGCCGCCCGCGGGGTGCGCCGCGGCGACCGGGTCGCGATCATGCTCCAGAACAGCCCGCACTTCGTCCTAGCGCTGCTCGGCGCGTGGAAGGCGGGGGCCGTCGTCGTTCCCCTCAACCCGATGTACAAGTCGGGCGAGGTCGGCCATGTCCTCGCGGACGCCGGAGTCACCGCGCTGATCTGCTCGGACCGGGCGTGGGAGGCGTATCTGCGGGAGACCGCGGCGGCGGCCCCGCACCTCACCGTCGCGCTCACCGCCTGCGAGCTGGACCTCCAGACCGTGAACGACCCCCGCGTCCTCGGCTTCGAACGGCTCCCGGCCCCCGGCCCCGACGACCTGGCGGACGACCTGCTGACCGCCGCCCGAGCAGGGAACCCGGCCCCGGCGGACCGGGAGCTGACCTCAGCCGACACGGCGCTGATCAGCTACACCTCCGGGACGAGCGGCACCCCCAAGGGCGCGATGAACGCCCACGGCAACATCATGGTCAACGCCGAACGCCAGCGCACCGGCCACCCGATCGCCGAGGGCTCCTCCTACTTCGCCCTCGCCCCGCTCTTCCACATCACCGGCATGGTCTGCCAGCTCGCCGCCTGCGTCGCCAACGCGGGCACACTCGTCCTGGCCTACCGCTTCGAGGCGGGCGTCGTCCTGGAAGCCTTCGCCGCCCACCGCCCCGCCTACACCGTCGGCCCCTCCACCGCCTTCATGGCGCTGGCCGCGCATCCGGACGCCACCCCGGACCACTTCGCCTCGTTCCGGGTGATCTCCTCCGGCGGCGCGCCCCTGCCGCCCGCGCTCGTGGAGAAGTTCCGCGCGGGCTTCGGCCCGTACCTCCGCAACGGCTACGGACTCACCGAGTGCACCGCCCCCTGCGCCTCGGTCCCGCCCGAGCACGAGGCCCCGGTGGACCCGGTATCGGGCACCCTCTCCGTCGGCGTCCCGGGCCCCGACACCTTCGTACGGATCCTCGACGAGACCGGCCGGGAGGTCCCCTTCGGGGAGCAGGGCGAGATCGCGGTGCGCGGCCCCCAGGTCGTCTCCGGCTACTGGAACCTCCCCGAGGCCACGGCCGCCGCCTTCCCGGACGGCGAGCTGCGCACCGGCGACATCGGCTTCATGGACGCGGCGGGCTGGCTGTACGTCGTCGACCGCAAGAAGGACATGATCAACGCCTCCGGGTTCAAGGTGTGGCCGCGCGAGGTGGAGGATGTCCTCTACACCCACCCGGCGGTGCGCGAGGCGGCCGTCGTGGGCGTGCCCGACGCGTACCGCGGGGAGACGGTCCGGGCGCACGTGAGCCTGCGTCCGGGGGCCTCGGTGGAGCCCGGCGAGCTGAGCGCCTACTGCGGGGAACGGCTCGCCGCGTACAAGTATCCGCGCGAGGTGGAGATCCTGGCCGAGCTGCCGAAGACGGCGAGTGGGAAGATCCTCAGGCGGGAACTGCGTTCCCCCCGTTAGAACGGCGTCGAAACAGCGCGCGCACGGTACGAAAGGAAGGTGGCGGCTCATGGCCAAGGCGACGGATCAGAACGGCACTCCCGTCCCTCAGAGGCTGCTGGCCGCCGCCACCCGGCTCTTCGCCGAGCGCGGGTACGACCGCACCTCGGTCCAGGAGATCGTCGAGGCGGCGGGCGTCACCAAGGGGGCGCTCTACCACTACTTCGGCTCCAAGGAGGACCTGCTCCAGGAGGTCTACGCCCGGGTGCTCCGGCTCCAGCAGGAGCGGCTGGACGCCTTCGCGGACGCCGAGGCGCCCGTCGAGCAGCGGCTGCGCGACGCGGCGGCCGACGTGGTCGTCACGACCATCGACAACCTGGACGACGCGGCGATCTTCTTCCGCTCCATGCACCACCTGAGCCCCGAGAAGAACAAGCAGGTGCGCGTCGAGCGCCGCCGCTACCACGAGCGCTTCCGGGCCCTGGTCGAGGAGGGCCAGCGCGGCGGCGTGTTCTCCTCGGCCACCCCCGCCGACCTGGTCGTCGACTACCACTTCGGCTCGGTCCACCACCTCTCCACCTGGTACCGCCCGGACGGCCCGCTCAGCCGCCAGGAGGTCGCCGACCACCTCGCGGATCTGCTGCTGCGGGCCCTGCGCCCGTAAGCGGCTCCGGACCGGAACCGGGGCCGTCCACTGGCCCGCTCCGCCGGTCGGGGCGAGTCTGGATGTATGACGAATGTCCTGCCTCCCGATGAGGTGTTGAGGTTCACGGGCGAACCGCTGTTCGTTAATAGAACGGCTGTGTCCGGTTTCCGCTCTTGACGGAGCACGGTCATTTCCTTGAGCATCGGTCACGCATCGCGCACCTCTGGGCCGCCTGTCCGGGCCCATGCTCCAGGACCCGGCCGGATCACCGCACGGCCGGGGACCCCCCGCACGTTCCGTCAGTCCCCAACGGAATCCGGAGCCCGTGAATGAGACCGAACCGTTTCACCCTGCGCAGATCCCCGACGGCCGTCGCGGCGCTCGCCCTCGCCGCCGTCCTCGGAGCCGGAGCACCGGCCGCCCAGGCCGCCGGCGAGCCCGCACCGGCGACAGCCGCCGTCGCGGCGCCCGACATCCCCCTGGCAGGCGTCAAGGCCCACCTCACGCAGCTCTCGACGATCGCCGCGAACAACGGCGGCAACCGCGCCCACGGCCGCCCCGGCTACAAGGCGTCCGTCGACTACGTGAAGGCCAAGCTCGACGCCGCCGGATACACCACCACGCTCCAGCAGTTCACCTCCAACGGAGCCACCGGCTACAACCTGATAGCCGACTGGCCCGGCGGCGACCCGAACAAGGTCCTGATGGCCGGGGCCCATCTCGACTCGGTCTCCTCCGGCGCCGGGATCAACGACAACGGCTCCGGCTCGGCCGGCGTCCTGGAGACCGCCCTGGCCGTCTCCCGCGCCGGGTACCAGCCCGACAAGCACCTGCGGTTCGCCTGGTGGGGCGCCGAGGAGCTGGGCCTGATCGGCTCGAAGTACTACGTCAACAACCTGCCGTCCGCAGAGCGTTCAAAGCTCTCCGGCTATCTCAACTTCGACATGATCG from Streptomyces sp. CA-278952 carries:
- a CDS encoding class I adenylate-forming enzyme family protein → MNDPTPGRPASDAPGSDGSVYAAQPWLALLSDAQRAPVTPPATVLHAFRAAVGRAPGHPALAYFDGRLTYRETDELSDSVAGHLAARGVRRGDRVAIMLQNSPHFVLALLGAWKAGAVVVPLNPMYKSGEVGHVLADAGVTALICSDRAWEAYLRETAAAAPHLTVALTACELDLQTVNDPRVLGFERLPAPGPDDLADDLLTAARAGNPAPADRELTSADTALISYTSGTSGTPKGAMNAHGNIMVNAERQRTGHPIAEGSSYFALAPLFHITGMVCQLAACVANAGTLVLAYRFEAGVVLEAFAAHRPAYTVGPSTAFMALAAHPDATPDHFASFRVISSGGAPLPPALVEKFRAGFGPYLRNGYGLTECTAPCASVPPEHEAPVDPVSGTLSVGVPGPDTFVRILDETGREVPFGEQGEIAVRGPQVVSGYWNLPEATAAAFPDGELRTGDIGFMDAAGWLYVVDRKKDMINASGFKVWPREVEDVLYTHPAVREAAVVGVPDAYRGETVRAHVSLRPGASVEPGELSAYCGERLAAYKYPREVEILAELPKTASGKILRRELRSPR
- a CDS encoding SDR family oxidoreductase; this translates as MTMGTVQGAGVVVTGAGGGIGAALARRFAAGGARVVVNDLDLARVEPLAKEIGGFAVAGDASGIVDAAREALDGTVDVYCANAGLASPGDAFADEEVWAAAWDVNVMAHVRAARALLPEWLERGSGRFVTTASAAGLLTMIGAAPYSVTKHGAVAFAEWLSLTYRHRGIKVHAICPQGVRTDMLTAAGSAGELVLAPGAIEPDAVANALFEAMDADRFLVLPHPEVAGYYQARATDPDRWMGQMNRLQQKWEASGA
- a CDS encoding TetR/AcrR family transcriptional regulator codes for the protein MAKATDQNGTPVPQRLLAAATRLFAERGYDRTSVQEIVEAAGVTKGALYHYFGSKEDLLQEVYARVLRLQQERLDAFADAEAPVEQRLRDAAADVVVTTIDNLDDAAIFFRSMHHLSPEKNKQVRVERRRYHERFRALVEEGQRGGVFSSATPADLVVDYHFGSVHHLSTWYRPDGPLSRQEVADHLADLLLRALRP